CATCAGAGTTATCAATGCAGTTCATCTTGTAAATGACACGTCACTTGGACTGGTAAATGTTAATGCTGAAGTTAGTATGATCTCACTATCTGTTTAGTTATACCAATGAAGTATCAGCCTCTCTGCTCTTTGCTTTCTTATGCTTTATAATTAGAAACATCAACCACACCACTGGCATTATCTTCTAAGTGTAAAAGTCAATCAGCAGTCTGAAACTTAAAAAGAATTCTTTGATATTTTGAGACACACACTTATTTACTTactcttgctgagagttagctGAGAAGATTTTTATtacagccagttagcttagcttagcataaagacaggaaactggGGGAAACAATTCAtcaggctctgtccaaaggcaacaaaatctgcctaccagcacctctaaataTTGCAAATTAAGATGTTatatcttgtgttttttagtCTGTACAAAAAGTGTAAGAACAACATGCTGTGCTGGGCCTGACTTGACTGGGAACAGTGTTTATGCTGGGCTAACttgctgctagctgtagcttcgGATTTACAATTCAAGCATCAGTGTGGTATCAATCCTCTTATCTTACTTTTGGCAAGACAGctaataagtgtatttccctgTTCCTTATAACTTTATGAACGTTGGAGAGTCATAATAAAGTTTGACAATTTTTTGTAGGTATACAGAATTGCACCAGTGAATTCAGGGTTTCGGGTCACTCATCTTTGTTTGTCCAAAGGTGGATAATCAGTTATTCTATTAAAACATTCAGATTTAGCTtaaactgattttgttttctgaacCAAATACCAATGATactagaaaaacaaaagctttgtcTCTGCCTGAGTCCTGTTGTAGCTGTGACTCCGTGACGCACTCAAGttcattttactgctgtaagTTCATTTCTACTGTTACTATTTATATCTATTCTCATTTGAAAGGCAACAGAGAAAGTTCCTGCACAGTTCTTCCAAACTTCCTGCTGCTCAGAGCGCTACTCTGAcacctcataaaacatttcccTCCTGAAGGTCGGGCTGTGAAGGAGGAGGCAAGTaactattacacacacacataaacctgAAATATTACCATTCAAGCCTCATGATGTCTTTGTCTGAAATGTTTGGTACATGGTTGGAGACTCAGTAATGTGAGACATGGGCCACctacaaacaaacagccagCGGGAGTAATAATCATGTTTAATTGTGGTCGGGGTTTGTTTTACAGGCGCATCTTTTACTCTGTCGTCATCCGCACCAATTACAAAGCAAAGACTCAGTATTATTGCAACagaataataaaactgaaaccccacacacactacacacaatCAAACATCTTAATTACAAGGCTATAAAATGGACGAATGAGTCTACGATACTAAACATCAAACGGGAACATCAGGCGTTATTTAGTTCCACTTCAAGGGTAACAATAACTCAGAAACTCTTACAGAAGTCTCAACTTTTATGCATGAGTCACTCTGTTAtcttttcaaattaatgaaAGGACGAGAGAGACATGAAGCTTCGTGTGGGAGGTAAAATATGTTCTGCTCATCCCTCATTTATGGGAGAAAGGGTTATGTTTACACTCccagtcacagtcacacagaggaGCTTCTAATTTGACAAGAATCCTCAGCTCCTGGTTaagcacaaaacacttttttctttattttcacagCATAGATTTCCCCAGCTGGTCCAGGAATTAAAATCTTTCAAATAACAAACCTTCTTCACTAATAACTTTGGGGTACTGGTTGCTCTCATTTTATCACCTGGACTGAATCATCACTAATGTCTGAATAAATTTATGTTGGTATTCATTATCAACATACTAATTTTTTGAAAGACTTATAAAGACTAAGTAAGGACTTAttgatttcagatttttgtttaggacaaacaaaacagttgaTTCAGCCTCTGAATACAACTGAGTAAATCTAAGTGATGTAACATCTGGGATTGTCCTCCTCCACTCACCTCTTTCAggaatgttttctgtgtctcgTCATCAAAGCGAATCAactccttcatcaccatcacctccCCTGTCTCCCTGTGGGTCACCTATAACAAGACACAATGGTGCAACAATTCAAGTTGAGCAACCAGCTGGGAAACGTTATTCTGATGCaatattaaacataaacatttggCTCTGACACTGTCACTCCACCGATTGTATGTCAGCATGGGAAGTCCGAGATGtgataaaaccacaaacatttaCCGCCCTGCCTCTCCCCACCATCTGATTTATCTCGATGCTGCCATCTCCTGGACTTTATACGTATGACAACATTGCATGCtgcacataaaaatataatggcAGTGTCTCTTAAATGCCCCAAATCTACCTTGATGGCCTGTCCAAAGCAGCCCTTCCCCAGCACCTCTCCATGGATGAGGTCAGATGGGCGGAAGATGCGGTGCGTCCGGTTTGAAACAACGCGGAGCGACTCAGATCGATTGATATCCTTCCTCTGGGAGATAGGGGACGCTGCATTGCTGGAGCCTGGTGACTTATCAATGCTGTAGCTCCGcctggagggagaggggagacagACAGGGTAAGGAGAAGAGAACGGAAAGAGGAAATGGGAAAAACAGTAGAGTTGGGTGCTGTGCTAAAGCAATAAAATCTATTTGTAATTCTTACGTGATGATGCGGGATCTCAGGTTGCTGATGTCGGGGTTGGGGGGCTGGGTGATGGGCAGGGTGGGGCTGGGCCCCTCAGACAGAGGGGTGGACAGGGGACCGTCCACCTGCTCTTCAGCCTCCGAGGAGCCTGCCTCCTGCCCCTGACTGTGAGGGTCGTGTTCAAtggtgagctgcagcagccgGCTTGTCTCCTGGATCAGCAGGTCGatctggagaggaagagggggttTTAAGGCGGGCTGGTCGGTCCAAAATTAGAACAGCAAGATCCTTCTTGTTGCTGCAGTCTAGTGGATGAAATAAACCTTTGTAATGCTCAGCTTGGATCTGTAAATATTCATTTCTGCTGCTTAGCGCGTCTAGCAGGGTGAATATTTGATTTCCCTCTCACACAAGAGAAATATTAAGCTTTTCCAAGACCACCACTGTGTAAATTTGAGTAGATGACAGAGAATTACActgattcatttcattattcttgtaaaaagaaaacattaactttttgtttcattaataAGTCAGTTCCTATATGTATCAACTAAATGTTCTATTACTTTTCATTCACAGTCACATAGTTTCCTGTTCAATAGATAATAATGAGCAGCTGGTTAGTTTTGGTAATTATTGTATCGTCACCTTCCCTGAAAAGAAAATCTCGgtttcatttgcatatttacaaTAAAGTATAATCTCAGTGACAATGTCTGGGCAACAGTGTGGTGAATACCTCATCTAGAGGAACATTGTGAATGGGTGTCCCATTGATTTCCAGGATCCTATCTCCAACGTGAATGGAATTTTTCACATCTGGACTGATGCAGTCTGGGTCCACCCTGGATAAAGTAGaacaacagacataaaaaaaataaaataaaaaaaaccacctCTTTCATCTCATTTGAATAAGAGTGACTTACATTTCagctcatttcctttttccttccactcaattatttattttaaatgaatctcATCTATCACCCTGTCCTCCATTTTAATCCTCCTTCATTCTTTGCCCTCCACCACACACTGACCTCTTCTTTTCCAACCTGCGCTATTGTTCATACCCTTGTTACTCCCACACAAACGcaaaatgacatcacacacaaacacacacacacagacagatagactCACTGGGAGACCCTGACAGTGTGTCCATGATCAGGGCTGTAGCCATTGGTCGGGCTGAGCGGCTGGTCGACGGCCACAGAGAATCCTCGCCCTCTGCGGCCGTTGTTGCCCTCAGCGGAGGCTGGGATGGACACCAGCGTGACTGTGTGAGGGATTCGTGAGCATGGTGAGTCCGGCAGCGACACCGGGGTGACGATGGTCTGGTAGTAACAGTGACCACTGGAGCCAGAGAGGACGAGGAGAAACAGACGAGGGAAAGCAGGAGGGAGGTTATAAAAAAGGGGTCGTCTAGTACAGAGAACAGGAGTCCTCGTGAGCTTTCTGGCTCTACAACCGTCCATGCAATCATAAGAGGAACGTCCAGTTCTCATTACAACAGTTTTCACAGCATCACATGTTGTTGACAAGATGCTGCTTTAGCTTGGTTTGGGAACACACTGTGCAGTCATTGTTCAGATTTGAGGGTCAGCGTGACCTCTGATCAGTTTGGTTAACAAATAACTATTTTCCCCCAAATTCTGGGAATTTAAGAATGACTCAGGACATAACTATGAGGTGATTCAAAACTAACAAAGCAGTGGTGAAATGTAATCTGAATGACAGAGCGCACTTTACTCTCTCATTTATGCTTCAAGCTATTTACAGCGTGTAACTGCTGATTTTCTTTCCTGCTGTTGCCTGAATTCACCCAGTGTGGCAACATGCAAAGCTCTCAATAAATGTAATGATCGGACTCAATCGCACAGTCATCATCCACTTCCACTCAGTGAAGAAGACAAAGGCTGTTCTGTGTCtatgtatttctgtgttgtgtAGCTTGTTTCACATTAAACCCTGTTCTTAAAGCCTGAGGCTTATGacagtcacaacaacacaactctGGAGCTGCACACATGAAGAACACCCTGAACCTGAAATAGACACATAATAAGACCCGTGAGAGACTAATGATGTTCATTATGTTCCTGATTTGAATCGACAGGTTTACTGATACAGACGGTGGCACTGAGTCTGTAACTGCAATTAACAGTTAACTACTGTTAATACAAATGATCGACTCTGAAGCTTCTGTCTCTTGTGTGATTTTCTACAGTATGTCACCGTCATCGGCTGGAGACATGTGTATTTTGAGCAGTTTCTCTGGCTGGAACTTTCAGTGGGCACAATACCAACTGCGCCAAATTTTAAACCATAAATGAAAATATGCCAGTTAAAAGTGTGGTTGCTGTGATTATCCACTGTGCATTGAGTCAGCTGTCAGAAGTCCTTTGAAGCCCAAAATAAGCTGCATAAATTTAAGATTTTGTCAGTCAACAGcagttttggcttttttttggggggggggggggggggtttggttGCACTTCAAAGGGATTTCAAGTGGATTAGCTTGTGGCAGAAGATAGAATTAGGAAAACTAACTAAAACAAGTAATAGTTAGATAAGTTAGAGGGAAATACAGCTCACAAAGCAAAGCACCAAAAACCGTATTATCTACTAGCTCCAGTGTTAAAACTggacattttattatatttttgtgcattttttttattttttatttcatagagCTTGACACTCACCAGTAGAGTTTGGATCTCTCCACCAGAGCGTATGTGTCTCCATCACCGATGAACGCCCTGCAGTTCAGACAGGTGAAGCATTCTGGGTGATATTTCTGTTCCCCTGCGACCTGTTAGAGAAAAACCACATGCATACTTAAATAAACATTGTTCGATTTGTTTCCTAGAAACTTGGgtgtaaacacagtaaaaaacTGATGTACAAGGACATCAAATAGATTGTTCTTTGATCTACAGAGAAAACCCTTGAGGGCTTGAATTCACAACAGTGTTTTTGATGTGAGCAGAACAACAGGCAACATGAGGCTTTAATAACTGGTCGGAGCAGTAGGGCGAGGTCTGGTTGCTGAGGGTAATGCTGAGTTACAAGCTGGGAGATTGAGTTTGCTGCAGCCAGATCCCCCTCCAGAGCTCAGGGCAGTTTTGCAAACAAGAGAGGGAattgagttatggccaaacaGCAAAGGAGGCAATGAGCAGATTAATCACACTGGCAGATGAGAGGATAATGCTCTCGCTGGAGTTTTCAGGTCTGGGTGTTCTTCAGATCAAcgggagaaaacaaaacactataAATATCagataaatcacaaaaaaaagaagaaaaaagaatcaaGTATCATCTTCATTAAGCTTCCTCACTTTTACTGCTGCTCATTAAATCTATGTGTCCTTGCTTGTTGTGACTTTGATCGACTCTGATCGAGAAATTGATTAAGTAGCCTCAGCTTCACATATCAATATCGACCCTTTTTAACTCCTTCAGGTAATTTTGCGGCCGTTGATGCAAATGACCCACCCACTCAAACACCTAATGGTTCCTATGATTAAACATGAGCCACACGTTTTGCTTTGAGTGGCAGAAAAATTTGGAGGGAGTGGGCCGCCTGACGGCACTTCTCGACTGCAATGATCTGCAATGCTAATTCAGTCTACCGAGACTGAGGAGGGGCAGTGCATGGTGGACTGCTGAACAAAGAATAATCaatcaaatacaaaagaaaaatcgaAGAAATGCagaattaattattttgtagaTCCATTATTTAAAGAGAAAAGCTGAAtacatgcacattttttttttaaaagggcaTATTTAGAggatattaaaaatacatactgtagatctgcaacattttagtttaatttgaatgtttcctgtttctcagtTGTGagtattcttgtttttttgagtatgaatatctttgagttATGGTCTGCTGGTTGAATAAAACAGGCAATGTGAATACATCACCATGGACTGACAGATATTATAAAaggtatttttcactattttctgacattatttaaacataaaaaatcatggatttattcagaaaataaattaatcaataatggaaaataactgttagtGTATATTTTGAGAAAATTCCTGGATCGTAAGGGTTGAgtaattttttgttgttgtcacgGAGCAGACTCAGCCACAGCTGAAGCctcaaaagtaaaattaaagcAGAACAGACACTTGTCCAAATAGAGAAAGCTTCCTCTAAATGgtcaataaaactgaaacaaaatgggTAATCTGAGACACAAAGGGAGAAAATGTGAAGATCAAAGAATCAATAAAATCACTGTCTATTGCCATATGTCTGCTGCCCCACCCTCCTGGGGGAGCAGCAGCGAAACAACGAGcgcacacaaacagataaacacatgCCAAGGACCCTCAGGCTGCAGGGATGAAGACACTGTACAAATCTATTAATTAACAGCTTTTGTAAGTAATTCATCTGAGCAGCTCCTTCCAGctaaataccaaaaaaaatgCCACCACATGGCTTTGATACTTGGAAGGATATCGTAACATCCTGGcttatttgtatattttgaatctttcttttcctgtttttggagttaaaaaacagaataaacacaaGTTTATTCAAACTGATAAAAGAACTTTAAGATTAAAAGTGCCCTCCATTTGACTGTACACTGGCATTTAAAGACAGATTCAAGGAACATCACGTGCGTTAACGCGCCACTGGTTCCACTTTTTTATCTTCACTAAACACagaactggtgtgtgtgtgtgtgtgcgcgtgtgtgtcttCAAGCCTCAGAGagtatttcattatttgtgtATGAGCTCatcatgtgtgtgactgtgtgttcgCCAGTCTTGTAGCCTCGTGGCCTCGTCTAGTGGCAACAAACCAAACCGTGTGCACATGTCTCCCTGGGGGTGGTGAGCGGATCAACAAAAATCCAGGAACAACTGGGTCAAATTGCAGGCACAATGTTCAGTCGCCATGGGTGACGGTCACCTTGACTTCAGAAACAGTGTGATGTGCCCCGTGAATATGGGCTCACTGATAGAAATGTAGCTAAATTACAAAAAGACACATTACATCTTAGTagcttgtgtgtgagaaacGTCTTAGTCTAGAATTTACTGACGTTTCTTGCTCGTAACTCCTCAATATAAAATCTACCATTCTACTAGTTTTAAAGATTGTTTAATTTTATCTTCTGGAGGCCTGGGCAGGTTGCACCAGGTTTATGTGTAGTCTTTCCATAGTTCCTTGTAACTAGC
The Seriola aureovittata isolate HTS-2021-v1 ecotype China chromosome 4, ASM2101889v1, whole genome shotgun sequence genome window above contains:
- the limk1a gene encoding LIM domain kinase 1a isoform X3; translation: MVGDLFFWSFCCLRLWKRDKKVAGEQKYHPECFTCLNCRAFIGDGDTYALVERSKLYCGHCYYQTIVTPVSLPDSPCSRIPHTVTLVSIPASAEGNNGRRGRGFSVAVDQPLSPTNGYSPDHGHTVRVSQVDPDCISPDVKNSIHVGDRILEINGTPIHNVPLDEIDLLIQETSRLLQLTIEHDPHSQGQEAGSSEAEEQVDGPLSTPLSEGPSPTLPITQPPNPDISNLRSRIITRSYSIDKSPGSSNAASPISQRKDINRSESLRVVSNRTHRIFRPSDLIHGEVLGKGCFGQAIKVTHRETGEVMVMKELIRFDDETQKTFLKEVKVMRCLDHPNVLKFIGVLYKDKRLNFIAEYIKGGTLREIIKKMDSSYPWNLRVSFAKDIAAGMTYLHSMNIIHRDLNSHNCLVRENNTVVVADFGLARLMIDDKHEEKLSQGKLSGLKTKPDRRKRYTVVGNPYWMAPEMIHGKSYDERVDIFSFGIMLCEIIGRVNADPDYLPRAMDFGLNVSGFLEHYCPPDCPPAFFPMAAVCCDLDADKRPAFSKLEEWLENLKMHLDIGLPLVSEVDQLHKAFWENHSIMRPENGLHTHPEQPEQD